In Nicotiana tabacum cultivar K326 chromosome 17, ASM71507v2, whole genome shotgun sequence, one DNA window encodes the following:
- the LOC107770676 gene encoding uncharacterized protein LOC107770676 isoform X1 has protein sequence MDNILVGDQGGSSMLRDYRKGNWTVQETMVLIEAKKMDDERRNRRQGDINERGKPTELRWKWVEDYCWRNSCLRSQNQCNDKWDNLMRDFKKVREYERREAKKAAEVGEEITSYWKIEKNERKEKSLPTNMLPEIYEALVEVVDRKGQKMLPASLLPTLQQQSTQPQITALPLPPPPLPPPTTAVVAQTAAHQLSDVAYTGQYPFPTTCDCSDPDTSDLHSDSPAKKRRMSGEGTSSGTAKGNINNSSQEVGSAISKSAVIIAEAIQSCEEREEKRHRELLSLHERRLKIEESKAEINREGINGLVDSINKLANSILALAGNKNQSAP, from the exons ATGGATAACATCTTGGTAGGTGATCAAGGCGGGAGTAGCATGTTGAGGGACTATAGGAAAGGGAATTGGACAGTACAAGAAACTATGGTACTTATAGAAGCGAAAAAAATGGACGATGAAAGGAGAAACAGAAGGCAAGGGGATATTAATGAAAGGGGAAAACCAACAGAGCTAAGATGGAAATGGGTAGAGGACTATTGTTGGAGAAATTCTTGTTTGAGGAGCCAAAATCAGTGTAATGACAAATGGGATAATCTCATGAGAGATTTCAAGAAAGTTAGGGAATATGAAAGAAGAGAGGCTAAGAAAGCAGCTGAAGTTGGAGAAGAAATAACATCTTATTGGAAGATTGAgaagaatgaaagaaaagaaaaaagcctGCCTACTAATATGTTGCCTGAGATTTATGAGGCATTAGTTGAAGTTGTGGACAGAAAAGGCCAAAAAATGTTGCCTGCTTCTTTGCTTCCTACATTGCAACAACAATCTACTCAACCTCAAATTACAGCTTTGCCACTTCCTCCACCACCATTACCACCACCAACAACAGCAGTAGTAGCACAAACAGCAGCTCATCAACTATCTGATGTTGCTTACACTGGTCAATATCCTTTTCCCACA ACGTGTGATTGCTCAGATCCTGATACAAGTGATCTGCATTCAGATTCACcagcaaagaaaagaagaatgagTGGTGAAGGAACCAGCAGTGGCACAGCAAAAGGTAACATTAACAACTCATCACAAGAAGTTGGCTCTGCTATCTCAAAGAGTGCTGTCATTATAGCAGAAGCCATTCAGTCTTgtgaagagagagaagagaaaagGCACAGAGAACTCTTAAGCTTACATGAGAGAAGGCTGAAAATTGAGGAGTCAAAAGCTGAGATCAATAGAGAAGGCATCAATGGACTTGTGGATTCTATCAATAAACTTGCTAATTCCATCCTTGCTTTGGCTGGTAACAAGAACCAATCAGCTCCCTAA
- the LOC107770676 gene encoding uncharacterized protein LOC107770676 isoform X2 produces the protein MDNILVGDQGGSSMLRDYRKGNWTVQETMVLIEAKKMDDERRNRRQGDINERGKPTELRWKWVEDYCWRNSCLRSQNQCNDKWDNLMRDFKKVREYERREAKKAAEVGEEITSYWKIEKNERKEKSLPTNMLPEIYEALVEVVDRKGQKMLPASLLPTLQQQSTQPQITALPLPPPPLPPPTTAVVAQTAAHQLSDVAYTGQYPFPTVDPDTSDLHSDSPAKKRRMSGEGTSSGTAKGNINNSSQEVGSAISKSAVIIAEAIQSCEEREEKRHRELLSLHERRLKIEESKAEINREGINGLVDSINKLANSILALAGNKNQSAP, from the exons ATGGATAACATCTTGGTAGGTGATCAAGGCGGGAGTAGCATGTTGAGGGACTATAGGAAAGGGAATTGGACAGTACAAGAAACTATGGTACTTATAGAAGCGAAAAAAATGGACGATGAAAGGAGAAACAGAAGGCAAGGGGATATTAATGAAAGGGGAAAACCAACAGAGCTAAGATGGAAATGGGTAGAGGACTATTGTTGGAGAAATTCTTGTTTGAGGAGCCAAAATCAGTGTAATGACAAATGGGATAATCTCATGAGAGATTTCAAGAAAGTTAGGGAATATGAAAGAAGAGAGGCTAAGAAAGCAGCTGAAGTTGGAGAAGAAATAACATCTTATTGGAAGATTGAgaagaatgaaagaaaagaaaaaagcctGCCTACTAATATGTTGCCTGAGATTTATGAGGCATTAGTTGAAGTTGTGGACAGAAAAGGCCAAAAAATGTTGCCTGCTTCTTTGCTTCCTACATTGCAACAACAATCTACTCAACCTCAAATTACAGCTTTGCCACTTCCTCCACCACCATTACCACCACCAACAACAGCAGTAGTAGCACAAACAGCAGCTCATCAACTATCTGATGTTGCTTACACTGGTCAATATCCTTTTCCCACAGTAG ATCCTGATACAAGTGATCTGCATTCAGATTCACcagcaaagaaaagaagaatgagTGGTGAAGGAACCAGCAGTGGCACAGCAAAAGGTAACATTAACAACTCATCACAAGAAGTTGGCTCTGCTATCTCAAAGAGTGCTGTCATTATAGCAGAAGCCATTCAGTCTTgtgaagagagagaagagaaaagGCACAGAGAACTCTTAAGCTTACATGAGAGAAGGCTGAAAATTGAGGAGTCAAAAGCTGAGATCAATAGAGAAGGCATCAATGGACTTGTGGATTCTATCAATAAACTTGCTAATTCCATCCTTGCTTTGGCTGGTAACAAGAACCAATCAGCTCCCTAA
- the LOC107770676 gene encoding uncharacterized protein LOC107770676 isoform X3 produces the protein MDNILVGDQGGSSMLRDYRKGNWTVQETMVLIEAKKMDDERRNRRQGDINERGKPTELRWKWVEDYCWRNSCLRSQNQCNDKWDNLMRDFKKVREYERREAKKAAEVGEEITSYWKIEKNERKEKSLPTNMLPEIYEALVEVVDRKGQKMLPASLLPTLQQQSTQPQITALPLPPPPLPPPTTAVVAQTAAHQLSDVAYTGQYPFPTVDSPAKKRRMSGEGTSSGTAKGNINNSSQEVGSAISKSAVIIAEAIQSCEEREEKRHRELLSLHERRLKIEESKAEINREGINGLVDSINKLANSILALAGNKNQSAP, from the exons ATGGATAACATCTTGGTAGGTGATCAAGGCGGGAGTAGCATGTTGAGGGACTATAGGAAAGGGAATTGGACAGTACAAGAAACTATGGTACTTATAGAAGCGAAAAAAATGGACGATGAAAGGAGAAACAGAAGGCAAGGGGATATTAATGAAAGGGGAAAACCAACAGAGCTAAGATGGAAATGGGTAGAGGACTATTGTTGGAGAAATTCTTGTTTGAGGAGCCAAAATCAGTGTAATGACAAATGGGATAATCTCATGAGAGATTTCAAGAAAGTTAGGGAATATGAAAGAAGAGAGGCTAAGAAAGCAGCTGAAGTTGGAGAAGAAATAACATCTTATTGGAAGATTGAgaagaatgaaagaaaagaaaaaagcctGCCTACTAATATGTTGCCTGAGATTTATGAGGCATTAGTTGAAGTTGTGGACAGAAAAGGCCAAAAAATGTTGCCTGCTTCTTTGCTTCCTACATTGCAACAACAATCTACTCAACCTCAAATTACAGCTTTGCCACTTCCTCCACCACCATTACCACCACCAACAACAGCAGTAGTAGCACAAACAGCAGCTCATCAACTATCTGATGTTGCTTACACTGGTCAATATCCTTTTCCCACAGTAG ATTCACcagcaaagaaaagaagaatgagTGGTGAAGGAACCAGCAGTGGCACAGCAAAAGGTAACATTAACAACTCATCACAAGAAGTTGGCTCTGCTATCTCAAAGAGTGCTGTCATTATAGCAGAAGCCATTCAGTCTTgtgaagagagagaagagaaaagGCACAGAGAACTCTTAAGCTTACATGAGAGAAGGCTGAAAATTGAGGAGTCAAAAGCTGAGATCAATAGAGAAGGCATCAATGGACTTGTGGATTCTATCAATAAACTTGCTAATTCCATCCTTGCTTTGGCTGGTAACAAGAACCAATCAGCTCCCTAA
- the LOC107770674 gene encoding senescence-associated carboxylesterase 101 isoform X2, with product MVSLYSTGLELGNLLVGSDLLNHSWDAISKLQKDTLLLDQNPSLPFSVKYQVYEYPPAKGFIIAFVCSPNSAVNHLQEEDFRELAPSDAIMSFDFLCTKSNSSVSLHKAAFTLFASLENELSLLKQQFTSHQPLIVTGHCLGGSVASLFTLWLLDSLPRYGVQRLLCITFGSPLLGNNGFQKAISERSAWSSYFLHVVSDKDPIPGFLISDHNASAATLTTPTCYMPFGIYLFCSESGFSCFEEPQSILELLMIMSSRCAESQNPNNCSQVIDYGHILEHLRSKAICRGILELPDSIGNPLQAGTYLLLEAAGVGKLQENVDMSYLAINIAKRTEVQAKHRQNVFDPSKKLSTLKKSMSYLEWYMKNSLEEAGYYDKYKLRRSRSRDEIESTEQLIKHHRTLKLFWKRMVAEVENMPWKEGRSLRKRWLYAGTNYRRMVEPLDIAEYYGRGKKDYISHGRSEHYKLLEEWLTDENFHAYQRTQASSLTVDSCFWAYVEEAVISCEVLKDRQSSAQDQESARENLIKFEQYVMDMINNFLVSPEIFLPQSSFMRWWKEYCRLVGNSYTSTLINFMKDEFRRYV from the exons ATGGTGTCCCT GTATAGCACTGGGCTAGAATTGGGCAATCTATTGGTAGGATCAGACCTATTAAATCATTCATGGGACGCAATTTCAAAGCTTCAAAAAGACACCCTTTTGCTGGATCAGAACCCATCTCTTCCTTTCTCTGTTAAATACCAAGTTTATGAATATCCACCAGCaaagggttttattattgcttttGTATGCTCACCCAATTCTGCTGTAAATCACTTGCAAGAAGAAGATTTTAGAGAGCTGGCTCCTTCTGATGCAATTATGTCCTTTGATTTTCTCTGTACTAAAAGTAACAGTTCCGTTTCCCTTCATAAAGCTGCTTTTACCCTTTTCGCTTCTCTTGAGAATGAGCTCTCTCTTCTCAAACAGCAG TTCACCAGCCACCAGCCTCTAATTGTAACCGGACATTGTCTGGGAGGATCTGTTGCGTCTCTATTCACTTTGTGGCTGCTTGATAGCCTTCCCAGATATGGTGTGCAGCGTCTCCTCTGCATTACTTTTGGCTCTCCACTTCTTGGTAACAATGGCTTTCAAAAGGCCATATCAGAGCGTTCCGCCTGGAGTTCGTACTTCTTACACGTGGTCTCAGACAAAGATCCAATTCCAGGTTTTCTGATCTCAGACCATAATGCCTCCGCTGCTACCTTGACTACTCCGACCTGTTACATGCCATTCGGTATCTATCTCTTCTGCTCCGAATCAGGTTTCTCTTGCTTCGAGGAACCACAATCGATTCTGGAGTTGTTGATGATAATGAGCTCAAGATGTGCTGAAAGTCAAAACCCAAACAACTGCTCTCAGGTTATTGATTATGGACATATCTTGGAACATCTAAGGAGCAAAGCTATTTGCAGGGGAATCTTAGAACTGCCTGACTCAATAGGCAATCCACTTCAAGCAGGAACCTACCTATTGCTAGAAGCAGCTGGAGTTGGAAAGTTACAG GAAAACGTTGACATGAGCTATCTTGCAATAAATATTGCGAAAAGGACAGAGGTTCAGGCTAAACACAGGCAGAATGTTTTTGATCCCTCCAAGAAACTAAGTACACTTAAAAAGTCCATGTCTTACCTTGAATGGTACATGAAGAACTCTTTGGAAGAGGCTGGGTATTATGACAAATATAAGCTCAGACGTTCCAGAAGCAGAGATGAGATTGAAAGCACAGAACAGCTTATCAAGCATCACAGAACTTTGAAACTGTTCTGGAAAAGAATGGTAGCTGAAGTAGAAAATATGCCTTGGAAAGAGGGGAGAAGTCTCCGAAAGCGTTGGCTTTATGCAGGAACAAACTACCGAAGGATGGTTGAACCACTCGACATAGCAGAGTATTATGGTAGGGGAAAGAAAGATTATATTAGTCATGGAAGATCTGAACACTACAAATTATTGGAGGAATGGTTAACTGATGAAAATTTTCATGCATACCAGAGAACTCAAGCGTCTAGTCTTACGGTTGATTCTTGCTTTTGGGCTTATGTTGAGGAAGCTGTGATTTCTTGTGAAGTGTTGAAGGATCGACAAAGCAGCGCACAAGACCAAGAATCAGCTAGAGAAAACCTGATCAAATTTGAGCAGTATGTAATGGACATGATTAATAACTTCTTGGTGTCTCCTGAGATTTTCTTGCCTCAGAGCAGCTTCATGCGGTGGTGGAAAGAATATTGCAGACTTGTAGGAAATTCATATACTTCAACCTTGATTAATTTCATGAAGGATGAATTTCGTAGATATGTTTAG
- the LOC107770674 gene encoding senescence-associated carboxylesterase 101 isoform X1: MVSLYSTGLELGNLLVGSDLLNHSWDAISKLQKDTLLLDQNPSLPFSVKYQVYEYPPAKGFIIAFVCSPNSAVNHLQEEDFRELAPSDAIMSFDFLCTKSNSSVSLHKAAFTLFASLENELSLLKQQFTSHQPLIVTGHCLGGSVASLFTLWLLDSLPRYGVQRLLCITFGSPLLGNNGFQKAISERSAWSSYFLHVVSDKDPIPGFLISDHNASAATLTTPTCYMPFGIYLFCSESGFSCFEEPQSILELLMIMSSRCAESQNPNNCSQVIDYGHILEHLRSKAICRGILELPDSIGNPLQAGTYLLLEAAGVGKLQQENVDMSYLAINIAKRTEVQAKHRQNVFDPSKKLSTLKKSMSYLEWYMKNSLEEAGYYDKYKLRRSRSRDEIESTEQLIKHHRTLKLFWKRMVAEVENMPWKEGRSLRKRWLYAGTNYRRMVEPLDIAEYYGRGKKDYISHGRSEHYKLLEEWLTDENFHAYQRTQASSLTVDSCFWAYVEEAVISCEVLKDRQSSAQDQESARENLIKFEQYVMDMINNFLVSPEIFLPQSSFMRWWKEYCRLVGNSYTSTLINFMKDEFRRYV; encoded by the exons ATGGTGTCCCT GTATAGCACTGGGCTAGAATTGGGCAATCTATTGGTAGGATCAGACCTATTAAATCATTCATGGGACGCAATTTCAAAGCTTCAAAAAGACACCCTTTTGCTGGATCAGAACCCATCTCTTCCTTTCTCTGTTAAATACCAAGTTTATGAATATCCACCAGCaaagggttttattattgcttttGTATGCTCACCCAATTCTGCTGTAAATCACTTGCAAGAAGAAGATTTTAGAGAGCTGGCTCCTTCTGATGCAATTATGTCCTTTGATTTTCTCTGTACTAAAAGTAACAGTTCCGTTTCCCTTCATAAAGCTGCTTTTACCCTTTTCGCTTCTCTTGAGAATGAGCTCTCTCTTCTCAAACAGCAG TTCACCAGCCACCAGCCTCTAATTGTAACCGGACATTGTCTGGGAGGATCTGTTGCGTCTCTATTCACTTTGTGGCTGCTTGATAGCCTTCCCAGATATGGTGTGCAGCGTCTCCTCTGCATTACTTTTGGCTCTCCACTTCTTGGTAACAATGGCTTTCAAAAGGCCATATCAGAGCGTTCCGCCTGGAGTTCGTACTTCTTACACGTGGTCTCAGACAAAGATCCAATTCCAGGTTTTCTGATCTCAGACCATAATGCCTCCGCTGCTACCTTGACTACTCCGACCTGTTACATGCCATTCGGTATCTATCTCTTCTGCTCCGAATCAGGTTTCTCTTGCTTCGAGGAACCACAATCGATTCTGGAGTTGTTGATGATAATGAGCTCAAGATGTGCTGAAAGTCAAAACCCAAACAACTGCTCTCAGGTTATTGATTATGGACATATCTTGGAACATCTAAGGAGCAAAGCTATTTGCAGGGGAATCTTAGAACTGCCTGACTCAATAGGCAATCCACTTCAAGCAGGAACCTACCTATTGCTAGAAGCAGCTGGAGTTGGAAAGTTACAG CAGGAAAACGTTGACATGAGCTATCTTGCAATAAATATTGCGAAAAGGACAGAGGTTCAGGCTAAACACAGGCAGAATGTTTTTGATCCCTCCAAGAAACTAAGTACACTTAAAAAGTCCATGTCTTACCTTGAATGGTACATGAAGAACTCTTTGGAAGAGGCTGGGTATTATGACAAATATAAGCTCAGACGTTCCAGAAGCAGAGATGAGATTGAAAGCACAGAACAGCTTATCAAGCATCACAGAACTTTGAAACTGTTCTGGAAAAGAATGGTAGCTGAAGTAGAAAATATGCCTTGGAAAGAGGGGAGAAGTCTCCGAAAGCGTTGGCTTTATGCAGGAACAAACTACCGAAGGATGGTTGAACCACTCGACATAGCAGAGTATTATGGTAGGGGAAAGAAAGATTATATTAGTCATGGAAGATCTGAACACTACAAATTATTGGAGGAATGGTTAACTGATGAAAATTTTCATGCATACCAGAGAACTCAAGCGTCTAGTCTTACGGTTGATTCTTGCTTTTGGGCTTATGTTGAGGAAGCTGTGATTTCTTGTGAAGTGTTGAAGGATCGACAAAGCAGCGCACAAGACCAAGAATCAGCTAGAGAAAACCTGATCAAATTTGAGCAGTATGTAATGGACATGATTAATAACTTCTTGGTGTCTCCTGAGATTTTCTTGCCTCAGAGCAGCTTCATGCGGTGGTGGAAAGAATATTGCAGACTTGTAGGAAATTCATATACTTCAACCTTGATTAATTTCATGAAGGATGAATTTCGTAGATATGTTTAG